GAGCTCGGCGTCTCGGTCTCGGCGGGCACGGTGAGCCTGAGCGGCTCCGTTCCCAGCGAGGAGCTTCGCGAAAGAATCCTCGTTCGCGTCGAGAGCGTCGAGGGCGTCCGGAACGTCGACGACCGCCTCGCGGTCTCGACCGAGGGGAGCTAGGGTCCTTTCAGAAGAAACGCGAAGTCGGAAAGGCGCAAGGGCGCAAAGCCCGGACGGATCGGCTCGTTCACTCCGATTGCACCTCTTCGCGCCTCCGCGATCCTCGCGTTTTTGCGTTTTTCCGGGTTCCGGGGCCAGCTAGGCCAAGGCCGCCAGGAGCTCGCGGGGGTCGAATGGCTTCTCAAAATAGGCCACGTGCTCGAGCTCGAAGGCTTGCTTGCGGATCGCGCTGCAGCCGTAGCCCGTGATCAGAATCGAGCGCATTCTCGGGCGGAGGTGGCGAACCGATTCCAGAAGGTCCAACCCGGTGCCGTCGGGCAGATCCAGGTCGGTGATGAGGGCATGGAAGAGCTCCGCTTCGACGAGATCGCGGGCGCGACCATACTCGGCGACGGCGACGACGTCGAAACCCGCGTGCTCGAGAACTCTCGTCAGGCTGGTCCTCACGACGGTGTCGTCTTCGACGACGAGGACCCGTTTGGCGGTGGTATCGGTCTGCCTGTCCACGTTTTTTGAGTCTCTAGAGCTCGTATCTCAAGCAAAGGGCGTTCCAAGACGGCGGGTCTCCATAACAGGCTGAAAAACAAAGAGGAGGTCGTCCCCCCTCCGACAGGAGGCGCGGCCTCGTGTAACAGATTCGAATGCGAGTGACTATTTTTGTCGCTTCCCACTCGGCCGAGAGCCTTGCGGCCGCACCCCGGTCAAGGCCGGCTGCTACGCTCGACGTCCTCGGCGAGGATGAGCCCCTTGTCGATGAGAACGAGAGCTCGCTTCTCGTCTCCGTCGGCAAGGGCCTCGCGCGCCTGGGATACGAAGGAGCGAGCCGCGATGAGCTGCTCTCTCTGGGGCGATGACAGCGCCCGTTCCCCGATCGCGCTCAGGAGCGATCCCGCCCGCTGGAGCTTCGACACGAGCTCGGGGCTGGTTTCACCGGTGCCGGCGAGCTGGGTCGAAGGAGGCGGCTCTTCCGGCTCTTCGGACTCGGGCTCCGGAGGAGTGGGCTTCAAGGCGCGACGAGGCGGGTCCTCGGGAGTAGGCTCCGGCTCCACGGCCTCGACGATCGTCTCGGTCTCGACGGTCTCGGGCGGCGGCTCGCTCTCGGGCCCGGCGACCTCCGGGGTGTCCGGCCCGTCGGGCTCGGGCGGTGCTACGGAAGCCGTGGCTGGAGGCCTGGGGAAGTCGGCCTTGACGTCCTTCGAACAGGCCGATAGCAGGCCCAGGGCACCCGACACCAGGCCGAGTGCGACAATACGACTCGTCGTTCCAGCGCGCATATCCGGACGGTGGTCCGCACTCACGTCGACAGCTCGGGGAGCCGTACGGTGAATTGGGACCCCTTGCCCTTAGTAGATTCTACCGTGATTTCGCCCCCGTGTAATTGGACAATGCGGTAGACCATGGAGAGCCCGATGCCGCTCCCCTTCGACTTCGTCGTGACGTAGAGATCGAAGATTCGGTCGAGCAGCTCGGGCTCGATACCGACTCCGTTGTCCGATACGCGGATCTCAACGCCGTCTTCCGCGGGCCGGACGACGAGACAGAGCTTGCCCCCTCGAGGCATCGCTTCGCAGGCGTTGCGCACGAGATTGAGTAAAGCTTGCTGCAGGAGCTCCCGGTCGCCGTAGACCGAGGGAAGCCCGTCGGGCACGTCGGTCACGATCTCGATCTTGCCGGCTTGGGCCTCGGCCGACACGAGTCGCACCACCTCGCCCACCAACTCATCCATCTCGACCGAGGTCAATCGGAGATCCTCGGGTCTGGTGAACCGGAGGAACCCTTGGATGACCCGATCGAGCCGCCGGATCTCCTGCTCGAGCGTATCGAGGGACGCCTGGGTCTCGGGTGAGGCGCGAGCGAACTTTTCTCTGAGCAAGGCGACGTGGATCACCATCGCGTTCAGCGGATTCTTGATCTCGTGGGCGATGCCCGACGTCAAACGGCCGAGGGCGGCGAGCTTTTGCGAATAGGAGAGCTGGGAGCCGAGCCGAGCGAGCCGCTCGATGTCTCTCGCGCTCACCATCACACCCGAGATCCCGCTCGCATCGCGGAGCACCTGGGCCTGAAGGGAGTAGATGACTGGCCGTCCTCCGTTCTCGATCTTCGCGTTGAAAGGCCCAACCGGCTCGCTGGCGTGCATCGCCTTCGCTGCGATGTCCATCACCGGGTGGTCGGCGGGCAGGATCTCTTCGAGCAGTCTGCCCTGAATCTCGTCGCGAGGCCGACCGAGGAGCTTCTCCGCCGGCGGGTTCAGGGAGAGGACCCGGCCTTCGGCGCTCACCACCAACACCGCGTCCGTCAGTCCGCCGAGCATCGCCGGAAGCCAGCTCGACTCCGTATCGCGAGAGCTCCTCTCGGCAAGCCTCTGGCTCATGGTGGAGAAGAACTCGGCGATCCGACCCACGTCATCCTCGTCTCTGAGGTCGAGCGGCGGCTTCCCCTCTCCCGGATCGAAGCGTCCGAGCTCGCGCCGGAGCTTCTCGATGGGAGCGAGGAGCCGGTTCGCCAGATAGAACGAAGCCACGAACGCGACGAGAACGGCGCTGGTGGCGAGGAGGACGTTTCGCGCCAGAGCGCCGGAGATGGCCTCGGTCAGGAGCAGCGTCGAGATCGCGACCCGTACCGCGCCGAACCGCGCCCCGTCGACATCGAAAGGAATCGCCACCTCTAGGACCCGGTGGCCCCGGCTCAGATGCCAGAGCTGCGACAGGGGATTCTCTTCGGCGAGGCTCGCGAGCGACGGCGTCGCCGTGACCGGCTGGCCTTTTCGGGACGGGTCGCTGTGGACCAGGGCGACGTCCTTCTCGTTGGTGATCGCGACGTACATGACCGTCGAGGAGTAGCCGACGACGCCCTGAGCGTAGTTCTCGAGGGAGGGGTCCGAGGTCAGCGCGTTCTCGATCTGATCGCGTGGATGCTGGCGAATGACCCGGGACGCCTGGTGGTAGAGCGTCTCGGCGAGGAGCTCGGCGCTCGAGCGCGTCTCGGTGACCGACACGCGGGCGAGCACCGCGAGGTTCGCCAGACTCGTCACCCCGGCGACCACGGCGGCAACGAGCGTCAAAGTGACGATCTGTTTTCCGCGGAATCCCACTTACTCGCTCTTCAAGGCGACTCGCGGTACTTCTTGAGCTTGTTGTGCAGCGTCTTGAGACTGATTCCCAGAAGGTCCGCGGCGCGCGTCTTGTTGTGACCGGTCGCTTCGAGCGTCCGGAGGATCAAGTTGCGCTCCGCCTGTTCGACGGTGGTGCCGACCGGCAGCTCCACTCCCGAAGGCGACCGTACCCTCGCGCCCGGATCGGCAATGAAGGGAGGAAGGTCAGAGAGGCCGATGACCGAGCCTCTCGCCACGATCACCGACCGCTCCACGACGTTGCGCAGCTCGCGGACGTTCCCCGGCCAGGGATAGGCCTGGAGCGCGGCCATCGCTTCGCCGTCGAAACCCTCGATGCGCTTCTTGTCGCGCTCGCTCACCTCGCGAACGAACGAAGCGGCGAGCGCCGGCAGATCCTCCTGGCGGTCGCGAAGCGGCGGAAGCTCGAGGGTGAATACGTTGAGTCGATAATAGAGGTCCTCGCGGAGCTTGCCTTCCTCGAGGGCGCGCTCCGGGCCGCGATTGGTGGCGGCGAGCACTCGCACGTCCGCTTGAATCTCCTCGGCGCCGCCCAGCCGTCGGAACCTCCTGTCCTCGAGCACTCGGAGCAGCTTGGCTTGCGTGGCGGGCGACATCTCGACCACTTCGTCGAGAAAGAGCGTTCCTCCGTCGGCGGCCTCGAACAGGCCCTGACGGCGCGCTTCCGCGCCGGTGAACGCACCCCGCTCGTGCCCGAAGATCTCACTCTCGAGCAGGGTCTCGGGGATCGCGGCGCAATTGACCGCCACGAACTCCTCCTCGCGCCGCGTCGAAAGCGCGTGGAGCGTTCGCGCCACGAGCTCCTTTCCCGTGCCCGACTCGCCCACGATGAGAACCGAAGCCGCGGAAGGTGCGACCTGGCCCATGAGCTCGTAGAGCTCCCGCATCGGGCGGCTCGTCCCGACGATCCTCCCGAAAGACCCGCTTTCACCGAGCTCTTTCCGATAGCGCTCGACCTCTTCGAAGGCCTTCGTTCGCTCGACGGCCCGGTCGAGCACCTGGCGAAGCTGCCGAGTATCGACCGGCTTGGTCAGATAGTCGAAGGCGCCGTTCTTCATCGCCTCGACGGCGGTCGATATGCTGCCCTTCGCGGTCAACATGACGACGGCGAGATGGCCGAGCTCCGGCGACAGGTTCTTCAGGAGCGCCAGTCCGTCCATTCGGGGCATGACCAGGTCCGCGATCACGACCTGGGGCCGGAAGCGTTCCGCTTTCTCGATCCCTTCGATCCCGTCCGAGGCCACGTCGGTGTCGAAGCCCCAGCTCTTCACGAGCTCGGAAAGCCCCTGGCGGGAGCCCGCTTCGTCGTCGACGATGAGAACTCGGTTCACACTTCGAGCTTACCGTTTAGCTCGTGCTCACCCCTTGCGCCGAAGACGGATCTTGAGAACGAGCTCGATGTCCTGCTCCTCGACGTCCTTGTCGACGTGCAAGGTGATGGGCACCTCGATCCGCTCGGGAACCGGGGTGGGATCCTCGTAGGCGGGGGGGGTGGCGATGATCTTTTCCGTCGGGATGGAGACCCTGGTCTTGATGAGCTCGCTGAGATGCGTGCCCGGCACGCCTGGCTCCTCGACGGGCTTGGGCGCTTCGCCTTCGAGATCGATGACGATCTCGTCCTCCGACAGGCTCTCGACCGAAAGCGGCTCACCGGGCTTCGTCTCCTCGGCGGGCGAGACCTCGAGAAACATGTCGGCTTCGCTCTCGGAGAGCGCTTCGTCGAGCAAACCGGCGAAGCCTTCCCCATCGTCTGGCGGTGCCGGCGCCGGGGCGGGCGGGAACGTCTTCTTCGCGTCGCCTTCGTCCAACCGCAGCGCCTCGTCCAGGATGCCATCGATGTTGAACCCATCGTCGGAATCCGCCGACTCGTTCTCCGAGGTCACGGTCTCTTCCTCCGCTTCCGAGCTCCAGATGCTCGCCGGGGCACGGATGTCGTCGAAGCGGTCTCCACCCGCCCCGCTGCCGAGTCCGGACACGCTCCCGGTCGTATCCGAAAGCACCCGGTCGGCGGAGCTACCGCGGCTCGCGGCAGCGGCGACGAGGTCCCCGGGATCGAGTCGAGCCGGGTCGGTGGTGGCCAAGTCGTCTCTTCCGGGGTCGGTCCGCGCCGGATCGGTCGTTGCCGGATCCTGCCTCCCTCGACGCATCCCCGCCGACCGTTCGCCTCCGTAACGTTCGATCACGTTCTTGAGCACCAGGCCGCTAATCGCCTGGAGCGTATCTTCCACCCCAATGCCGCTGGTTGCAACTGCCTCGTAGAACGGAACGTTCATGGGGTTGAGCCGGTCGTTCATCTCCTCGATCGAGGTCACTTCCTCGAGATCCCGCTTGTTGAACTGCAGAACGAGAGGCATCTCCGCCAGGTTCAGATCGTGGGCCTCGAGGTTCTCCCGGAGATTCTCGATGCTCTCGAGATTCGCCTCCATCATGTTCTTCTGGGAGTCGGCGACGAATACGACGCCGTCCGAACCCTTGAGCACCATCCTCCGGGTGGCGTTGTAGAACACCTGCCCGGGCACGGTATAGAGCTGTACGCGCGTCCTCACCCCCCGTACGACTCCGGCATCGACGGGGAGGAAGTCGAAGTACAGAGTGCGGTCGGTCTCGGTGGCCAGGGTCAGCATGCGGCCCTTGTTCTTGATCGGGAGCTCCTCGTAAATGTACTGGAGATTCGTCGTCTTGCCGGACAGACCCGGACCGTAGTAGACGATCTTGGCGGTGAGCTCCTTGAGAGCGTAGTTGAAGAGGACCAAGAGGTTACCTTTCGGTCGAGAGCCGACCGGATCTCTCAGTTTAGTAGCAATCTCCCACAACTTCAACCCGCTGTATGCTTTGTCGGTCGTGACCCTTCGGGGTACACTTCCGCAACTCTATGACGTCAATCTTGGCGCCGGCGGATCGGGGCCAGGCTCTTCAGAAGGTCATCGCCGAGCTCGAGGGCGAGCGCTCCCGGCCCGACTGCATCACCGCCGTTCGGCATTTCCCGCCGTTGCCGGCGGATTTCGTCGATTTTCCACCCGATCTCGCGACCCCGATCGCCGACGCGCTGAAGCGGCGCGGAATCGATCGACTCTATTGGCATCAGAAAGAGGCTTTCGAGCGGGTCGGCGCGGGTGAGAACGTCGTCGTCGTGACCCCCACGGCGTCGGGCAAGACACTCTGCTACA
This genomic interval from Vicinamibacteria bacterium contains the following:
- a CDS encoding response regulator — protein: MDRQTDTTAKRVLVVEDDTVVRTSLTRVLEHAGFDVVAVAEYGRARDLVEAELFHALITDLDLPDGTGLDLLESVRHLRPRMRSILITGYGCSAIRKQAFELEHVAYFEKPFDPRELLAALA
- a CDS encoding ATP-binding protein, which produces MGFRGKQIVTLTLVAAVVAGVTSLANLAVLARVSVTETRSSAELLAETLYHQASRVIRQHPRDQIENALTSDPSLENYAQGVVGYSSTVMYVAITNEKDVALVHSDPSRKGQPVTATPSLASLAEENPLSQLWHLSRGHRVLEVAIPFDVDGARFGAVRVAISTLLLTEAISGALARNVLLATSAVLVAFVASFYLANRLLAPIEKLRRELGRFDPGEGKPPLDLRDEDDVGRIAEFFSTMSQRLAERSSRDTESSWLPAMLGGLTDAVLVVSAEGRVLSLNPPAEKLLGRPRDEIQGRLLEEILPADHPVMDIAAKAMHASEPVGPFNAKIENGGRPVIYSLQAQVLRDASGISGVMVSARDIERLARLGSQLSYSQKLAALGRLTSGIAHEIKNPLNAMVIHVALLREKFARASPETQASLDTLEQEIRRLDRVIQGFLRFTRPEDLRLTSVEMDELVGEVVRLVSAEAQAGKIEIVTDVPDGLPSVYGDRELLQQALLNLVRNACEAMPRGGKLCLVVRPAEDGVEIRVSDNGVGIEPELLDRIFDLYVTTKSKGSGIGLSMVYRIVQLHGGEITVESTKGKGSQFTVRLPELST
- a CDS encoding sigma-54 dependent transcriptional regulator; its protein translation is MNRVLIVDDEAGSRQGLSELVKSWGFDTDVASDGIEGIEKAERFRPQVVIADLVMPRMDGLALLKNLSPELGHLAVVMLTAKGSISTAVEAMKNGAFDYLTKPVDTRQLRQVLDRAVERTKAFEEVERYRKELGESGSFGRIVGTSRPMRELYELMGQVAPSAASVLIVGESGTGKELVARTLHALSTRREEEFVAVNCAAIPETLLESEIFGHERGAFTGAEARRQGLFEAADGGTLFLDEVVEMSPATQAKLLRVLEDRRFRRLGGAEEIQADVRVLAATNRGPERALEEGKLREDLYYRLNVFTLELPPLRDRQEDLPALAASFVREVSERDKKRIEGFDGEAMAALQAYPWPGNVRELRNVVERSVIVARGSVIGLSDLPPFIADPGARVRSPSGVELPVGTTVEQAERNLILRTLEATGHNKTRAADLLGISLKTLHNKLKKYRESP